From the Macrobrachium nipponense isolate FS-2020 chromosome 17, ASM1510439v2, whole genome shotgun sequence genome, the window GGCCGCCCATACCCTCCTTAGGATGTACATTGCGTCTAAAATAGACACCTGAAATTCTGCTATGTCTTTACTTGATCGAAACCAGGTATCTAGAAGGTTAAGTTTATACTGGGTTCGAATTTCGCGGGAAAGTTTACCTTCAATAGGATGTGATTTGTAGGCAATGTGTCCAGGTAAATTAATGACCTCCATAGACTTGAATTTTGCTGCGGGTGGTAGAAGCTGTTGCATCATACTGTCCAATATGAGGGCAATTCTTCTGTTTGACCTAAAAAATCTGtcatcttgttgttttatccAGTTGGTAAATATTTCCGGCGTAAGGGATGATGATGGCAAGGGGTCTCTGCTATACATGTAAGCTGTGGGCAGTGTTTTAACAGATTTTCTCGTCTTCTTTAGGTTTGTCCGGCCCGTCACCAGTATCGGCAGTTTTTCACTCCCAGTCATATTGCTTATGAAGAGAACAGTCACAATTTTCTTTGGGTTTTTGTCAAGTTtagctttcttttgttttgtcctGTGAGCTTCTGTCACGACTCCTTTCTTGACACGATGGTTTTCTGCTCTCTTGTGAATGGACTTTGTCGCGCTCGTTATTTTCTCCTCAAGCTTCGTTTTCATCCTGTGGACCAGACTATCGTCGTCTCCCTCCATCACTCTCACGTCTCTCCCGTGGATTCTCATAAATTTTTCCCTCCTCGTGTATGGGACGTCCTCCGCCTCTCGTTGCTTCCAGTTGAAAGATTCTCCTATCTCCGGGTTGCTCCTCCTCCGCTGTCTGCTGAGGGGAACATTTCTGTCCACAGCCAGTCTGTTGCTGTCTCTTATCCAGACATCTGCCGAGGTTTTGTGTCCATTCGCCGATGCATCTTCTTTGTCACCgccactctctctcctcccttttgTCTTGTCTTTCCCGTGCTTGACGGAGGACCTGAAAGCCCGACAGCTTTCGGGAAGATAATTGTAATAGAAAGAGATCTTGCCTGCGTTGAAGATGTCGTCTGGCGCGTAGCGGGACTGAAGGGAGGTAGACCATGCCAATGGCCCACTAGTGGGTATGGCCCAGCTCCCCTTCCCCCTGGCTTGGGCTTCTTGGCTGACTTCCTGAACCGTTTGTGCAACTATCACGTCTTCCACCACCCCGTCGCTGCAGCGAGAGGTCGTAGTCGTCGTCATcgtcatcgtcgtcgtcatcCGGGAAGCAGAAAGAAACGTAGGGGGTCAGATGGACAATGACCTGATTGAGTGTTCGTTGGGATGTTGCTTTTATTGCTCTCATTTCATATCTCCACTTtctttggacattttttttttcacaatttctcaCCCAAACAcaattttatattcaacattGTCATTAATATGGATATGTAAACCAAGTACATATTTCCTTGTCCATACATGTCCACATACATCTTACACTCACAAATACGCTcacactatgcatatatatatatatatatatatatatatatatatatatatatatatatatatatatgctgcttaattattttcataatactgaAAATTTAGACTGGCTCAATAATTTCTACATTTTCTGCTGAGTTTACTGGAAACTCTAGGTCTAGGGTAACAACAATTAGACAAAAAACTAGTTAATAGTTTGAGCCTTTTGTAaaaactatatgatatatatatatatatatatatatatatatatatatatatatatatatatatatatgtgtgtgtgtgtgtgtgtgtgtgtgtgtgttaatcatAGTTTTTACATGCTCAAATTATTTActagtcttttttttctaatggttACCCTAGAGGGTAAACTCAGGAGAAAATGTAGAAATTATTGAACCAGTCTAAATTTtcagtattatgaaaataattgaacagcATTACCCCTTTTGTGGTATGTTGACTGAGTTGATATCTGCATACATaaagatttattatataaatttctgactgcAAGAGCAGCAGGTACATTTTTGCAGAAGTGGCAACGAGAATCTGGTAAAATGACTTTATTCATTGAATTTATGACGAATGTAGTGGGAATAagtttgtgtgtgcattttttgttATCTAGTCGGCGGTGATGACTACTTTAGTTGagtaaattaattattatcaatCACTGTTCCATTCGAAAACTAATTCCTTGCATCCAacgagaggctctctctctctctctctctctctctctctctctctctctctctctctctctctctctctctctctctctccgtctcctctctctctctccttctctctctccctctctccataaTTCCACCCTCtgttggtgccattgatgtcttacacCCACAGTGATTTTT encodes:
- the LOC135196152 gene encoding uncharacterized protein LOC135196152 — protein: MADKEFEEFRQFFEQLPQHIKAPSNCYTDGVVEDVIVAQTVQEVSQEAQARGKGSWAIPTSGPLAWSTSLQSRYAPDDIFNAGKISFYYNYLPESCRAFRSSVKHGKDKTKGRRESGGDKEDASANGHKTSADVWIRDSNRLAVDRNVPLSRQRRRSNPEIGESFNWKQREAEDVPYTRREKFMRIHGRDVRVMEGDDDSLVHRMKTKLEEKITSATKSIHKRAENHRVKKGVVTEAHRTKQKKAKLDKNPKKIVTVLFISNMTGSEKLPILVTGRTNLKKTRKSVKTLPTAYMYSRDPLPSSSLTPEIFTNWIKQQDDRFFRSNRRIALILDSMMQQLLPPAAKFKSMEVINLPGHIAYKSHPIEGKLSREIRTQYKLNLLDTWFRSSKDIAEFQVSILDAMYILRRVWAAVESSSIRRSFKACCMSPEGDVFPKEIAEDLSEKISTEDFVGQCGIALKAFEDWVSAEDEINTRIYSTEEEILANIEQEIITDGTRRTGHDMEASKESVEAADESKIQNLDTTTQRNKLRISGKGKGALYSDDETSDGDEEAVSAFLPPNGRQVRAACSALQAFIMACPEGDEMLTHLALIENFCVCQDIKSRIKKTAQSEAKSPREMPAKCPREMTDKSPREMPAKSPREMTGKSPREMTDKSPREMTDKSPREMTDKSPREMTAKSPREMTDKCPREMTAKSPREMTAKSPRGMPMKVKSPLESIEKLV